CGCCCTCGCCGCCTACAACGCCGGCGAAGGTCGCGTGCGCCGCCTGCTCGCGGCGAAAAAGGCGAATTCGTTCGCCGCCATCGCATCGAGCCTGCCGTCCGAGACGCGCATGTATGTGCCGAAGGTCCTCGCGACGCTCCAAGTCCGCGCCGGCGTCGCGCCCGCCCAGCTCGCCGCCCCGCGCGCCGGCTGAGCGCAAAAACGGCCGGCCCACTCGGGCCGGCCGGACGTAGCTCGAAAAATGCTGGGCTCTCGGCCAGCGGCCGGAACCCAGACTTTATCCAGTTAAACGGAGGTCACGGCGCGATTCTTTCGCTCGATTCCCTTTTTCGGCGGCCGGCTGATTCGAGGTTGTCTCGCTATGACACCGGCTCAAATCATCCGCCCACATGCGTCTTCGCCGCATACTTGCGCTGCTGACTTTCGTCGCCAGCGGCATCGTTTTCCACGCTGCCGAAGCGGAGGCGTTGCTCGTCGTCCTGGGTGACCAACATTCCGCCTACGACCGCACGGCGCAGGTTGTCGCGCTCGTGGATCGCCTGCGGCTGAAGACCCCCGACCTCCCCGTGGCCGTGCTGCTCAACGGCGACACGATGGAATGGGGCAACGTCATCGCCCGCCGCTCGCACGGCGCGATCGACTTCCAGATGATGCACGAACTCGCGAGCCGCGTGCCGACGTTCCTCAACCTCGGCAACCACGAGCCGGAGTTCTACGACGTCGCCGAGACGGTCAAACGCGTGCGCGCCACCGGCGTCGTGCCGCTCAGCAACCTCCGCGAACGCGGCACCGGCCGCTATTTCACCGATTTCGCCGTGCGCCTGAAACTCGGCCGCATCGACACCGTGCTCGTCGGCATCACGACGGACCGCCTCGGCACGTTCCGCGTCGCAGTGCGCCCGCAACTCGATCCCTACGATCCGGCCGTCTGGGGCCGGGCCAACCTCCCGACCCTCGCCAAACAGGGACCATTGATCGTGATGAGCCACGCAGGCCTCGATGCCGATCGCGAGCTGCTCACGGTCGTGCCCGACGGCACGCTCTTCGCCGGCGCGCACGACCATCTCCGTTTCGTCCACCAACAAGGCCGCTCCGTCTACTTCCACAGCGGCTGCTGGAACAGCCACGCCTCGCTTGTGTGGCTCCGTCGCGGCCTCGGCGGAGCGCTCCTCTGGACCGTCGAGCAAGTCGAGATCGGCCCCAACTCACCCGCCGACGTCCCGCTGGCGGAATTCATCGCCGCCACCCGCAAACGCTACGTCGAACCCGACGACCTCGCCGCCGTGGGCAAGCTCTCGCACGCTCTCTCTCCCGCCGACGCCGCCAGCTACGTCGTCGAGGCGCTGCGCGACGCCGCGCAAGTCGACGCCGCGTTCATCGGCAACACCACATTCGGCGCCGGCCTCCCCGCCGGACCGGTGTCACGCCTCGCCTTCGACGCCTGCATCCGCTTCGACGGCTCCATCTTCACCACCGAGATCGACGGCGTGCAGCTGCGCGAAATCGTCGCCCGCGCCAATCAGACGATCAACACGTCGTTTTCGGAACGCCAGAGCGGTTTCCTCGTCGCCGTCGCGCCGTCCGGCATCGCGCCGGACCGTCGCTATCGGATCGCCACGACCGATTGGGGCGCGCGGAACTCCCTCTCGTATTTCGGCGCCGCGCTGAAGTGGCAGGAAATGCCCGGCCTGAAATTAAAGCCGCTCGTCATCGCGGCCCTGCAGGCGCGCGCGCATTGAGCGCCGGCGCGCTCGTCACCGTCAGATTTCGTCCACGTAGCCGTGCTTCATCGCGTAGCGGACGAGCTCCGCGGGTTCGCGCAAGCCGAGCTTGTCCTTCAGCGACGTGAGATGGTTCTGCACCGTCTTCACGTTCATGCCGAGGTGCTGCGCGATCACCTTGGTGTTCTCGCCGCGCGCATAGCCGCGCAATACCTCGCGCTCCCGGGGCGTGAGCGGACTCGTCGCCGCGCTCTCGTTGACCACGTGCTCGGCGAGCAGCCGCGCCGCCGCCGGACAGTAATACGTCTCGCCCGCCAGCACGCGCCGCAGACCGTCGCGGAAAATGTGCAGGTCCGATCGGGTCATCACGAAACCCTGCACGCCGAGATTCGCCGCCTCGCGCACGATCGGCGCGTGTTCGCGCGCCGAGAGCATGAACCAGCGCGTCTGCGGCAACCGCGGCGACAGCCGGCGCACGACGTCGCCCCCGCGACCATCCGCGAGCAGTGAACCGACGATGACGAGGTCCGGCGCCGAGCCATCCTCCGTCAAAAGTTGCTCCGCTTGAGCGACCGAGTTGGCCTGCGCGACAATCGTCAGGCCTAGCTCCGTCGTCAGCATTTGCGCGAGCAATTGACGGACAAATCCGTGCTCGGTGACCAAGGCGATCCGTTGAGCTGACATGGACAAAATGTTGAGGAAACGGCTTTCCCGCACGGCGCCGTTTCGATGAAGGTTGAAAAAGAAACGTTACAGACCTGAGATTTCCGAGTCAGAACCACCTGTCGGCCGTGGGAATTTTCGGTAATTAAGATGGGAGAAAGTCCCGGCACTGGACCGGGCCGCCACGATGATCCGCCCCGCCAACCGCGCGCGACGACCCGGGCGATGCCCGCAACCGCACGCGCGAAACCGTCGCCCAAGTCCCCGCCGCCACGCGCACGACCGTTTCCACCCGTCCGCCGGCCACGCGCCGCTCCGGGGAATTTTATTGGCGCACCGCTGCCGCGTGCGCTTGGCTGCGCGCATGGGATTCTTCGACCGTTTCGCCGCCAAAAAACCCGCTGCGCCCGCGCCCGCCGCCAGCGCCCCCGCCGCATCGAGCGCCCCCGGAGAAACTCCCGCCGCCGCACCCGCACCCGCGCCCGCCCTCGCCGGCGGCGTCCTGCCGCAACTCGCCGCCGCCAAGGCCCGCCTCACCGCGCGCGACCTCCCCGGCGCCATGGCGATCTACGAAGCCGTCCTCGCCGCCGCCGGCGACCGCGCCGACGTGCTCCTCACCATCTCCGCCGACCTCGGCGTCCACGGCCACATCCGCGAGTTGATCGAGCTCGTCGCCCCGCGCTACGACGCCGAGCGGCACGGCCCCGGTCCCGGCCTCAATCTCCTCCAAGCCTACCTCGCGGTCCGCTCGCCCGAAGCCGCGCAGCACCTCCTCGACCTGCTCTTCTCGCTCAACAAACCCGAGCTCGAGCCACGCCTCATCGGTTTCTCCCGCGCGCTCGCCGAACTCTCCCTCGAGGAATCCGCGCCTCCTCCCGACGTTGAGGCCGGCACGAAGATCAGCCTCGTCAGCATCAGCAAACCCATCTGGTTCTACGGCCTCGAGGATCGCGCCGCCGCGCTGCTCCCGGCCAAGGAAGGCCGCGCGCGCCGCGTCGCCTTCGCCCAATGCGCGCTCCTCGGCGAGACCGACCTCATGGCCCGCGCCGCCCAGCCCGAGGACGCGCTCGGCCGCTTCACCCGCGGCCTGCCGCTGTGGTTCGCCGAGACATTTTCCGCCAGCGCCGGCTACGATCCCATCGCCGGCATCGGCCTCTTCGCCCCGCAACACTACGCGCTCTTCCCGGCCGAGTGGACCGCCGACAACATCCGCCAGCTCGACGAATCCGCGCACGGCGGCCTCGACTACGTCGTCACCTTCGGACTCAAGGCGCGCAACGCCGACTACGAACTCGTCGCCCGCATCTGGGAAGTGAAGAAATTCCGCGAGCTGAAGAAACTCGCCATCCGCTGGACCCCCGCCGACGCCAACGCCGTCCTCGCCCAATTCCACGCGCAGCTCCAAACCTACATGGAATGGAAGCCGGCCTCCAGCGGCCTCGCCTACGCCGCCCCGGCTGCGCCGCTCGACTACGTGCAGGCGCTCGGCGGCTCCCTCACGCTCTTCCTCGGCGAGAAGCAAATGCTCGCCGCCGAACAAGTCGTCGCGCCCGCCGCGCTCTTCCTCAAGGCCGCGCAAAGCAATCCCGCCGACGCCCGCGCGCAACTCGCCCTCGTCACCGCGCTCCAGCGCCTCGCCGCCCGCGGCGCCCCGCCCGACGAAGCCGCCCTCGCCCACGCCCGTGCCTGGCTCGCGAGCGAGGCGGCGGCCGCCGCCGGCGTGAGCAACCTCGCGCTCTGAGCAGCAAGGCGGCCGCGCATCCGTCTGCGCGCGGCCAACCCACCTCCGGGGTAGCGGGAGCAAGAGGCTCCCACTACTTTGCCGGTGACAAGAACCCGCGCTGCAGGCGCCGCGCTCGTATCGCCGCCGGGACGGCGGCGACCACCCGCGATC
This portion of the Opitutia bacterium genome encodes:
- a CDS encoding response regulator transcription factor, which encodes MSAQRIALVTEHGFVRQLLAQMLTTELGLTIVAQANSVAQAEQLLTEDGSAPDLVIVGSLLADGRGGDVVRRLSPRLPQTRWFMLSAREHAPIVREAANLGVQGFVMTRSDLHIFRDGLRRVLAGETYYCPAAARLLAEHVVNESAATSPLTPREREVLRGYARGENTKVIAQHLGMNVKTVQNHLTSLKDKLGLREPAELVRYAMKHGYVDEI
- a CDS encoding metallophosphoesterase; this translates as MRLRRILALLTFVASGIVFHAAEAEALLVVLGDQHSAYDRTAQVVALVDRLRLKTPDLPVAVLLNGDTMEWGNVIARRSHGAIDFQMMHELASRVPTFLNLGNHEPEFYDVAETVKRVRATGVVPLSNLRERGTGRYFTDFAVRLKLGRIDTVLVGITTDRLGTFRVAVRPQLDPYDPAVWGRANLPTLAKQGPLIVMSHAGLDADRELLTVVPDGTLFAGAHDHLRFVHQQGRSVYFHSGCWNSHASLVWLRRGLGGALLWTVEQVEIGPNSPADVPLAEFIAATRKRYVEPDDLAAVGKLSHALSPADAASYVVEALRDAAQVDAAFIGNTTFGAGLPAGPVSRLAFDACIRFDGSIFTTEIDGVQLREIVARANQTINTSFSERQSGFLVAVAPSGIAPDRRYRIATTDWGARNSLSYFGAALKWQEMPGLKLKPLVIAALQARAH